One genomic window of Dysgonomonas mossii includes the following:
- the argB gene encoding acetylglutamate kinase — MDKLTIIKVGGKIVEEEQSLRQLLKDFSLIEGYKVLVHGGGRSATKLAEKLGIESRMVNGRRVTDRDTLEIVTMVYGGLVNKNIVAGLQALGVNALGLTGADMNIIRSEKRPVKEVDYGFVGDVKEVNAETLSSLIQQGIVPILAPLTHDKEGNILNTNADTIAGETAKALALKFDVTLIYCFEKKGVLMNENDDESVIPDINKATFEQLVKDGIVQGGMIPKLENAFQAIEKGVKEVIITSASEFGENTGTRIC, encoded by the coding sequence ATGGATAAGCTTACGATTATAAAAGTTGGAGGTAAGATTGTAGAAGAAGAACAATCTTTACGTCAGTTATTGAAAGATTTTTCTCTGATAGAAGGTTACAAAGTACTTGTGCATGGGGGAGGGCGTTCTGCTACCAAACTGGCGGAGAAACTAGGTATAGAGAGCCGAATGGTAAATGGAAGGCGTGTAACTGATCGAGATACATTAGAGATTGTAACAATGGTATACGGAGGCCTTGTAAATAAAAATATTGTTGCCGGGTTGCAAGCTCTAGGAGTAAATGCCTTAGGCCTTACCGGTGCTGATATGAACATCATACGATCGGAAAAACGGCCGGTGAAAGAGGTTGACTATGGCTTTGTTGGTGATGTTAAAGAGGTAAATGCTGAAACATTGTCTTCGCTTATCCAACAAGGAATAGTGCCTATTCTTGCCCCGCTGACTCACGATAAAGAAGGAAATATACTAAATACCAATGCTGATACTATAGCCGGAGAAACAGCGAAGGCTTTGGCTCTTAAGTTTGATGTAACCCTTATTTATTGCTTCGAAAAGAAGGGTGTACTCATGAATGAAAATGATGATGAGAGTGTGATTCCTGATATAAATAAAGCTACGTTTGAGCAATTGGTTAAAGATGGAATTGTACAAGGAGGAATGATCCCCAAATTAGAAAATGCCTTTCAGGCGATAGAAAAAGGAGTGAAAGAAGTGATTATTACAAGTGCATCCGAATTTGGAGAAAATACGGGTACACGAATTTGCTAA
- a CDS encoding porin family protein, with protein MKMIARTTLIVAAILLTIGVSAQDKPLTFGVKGGMNISNFSGDFEDTKAKIGFNAGVTLDFPLTNDLYLLTGLEFTSKGAKVNEDTNLKMNLSYLQLPVHAGYKLTVANGTRIVFHAGPYIAYAADGKWKVKGVEDSVGVFGDEAEAAGLKMKRFDFGLGFGVGAEFGKFNAGVNCDFGLVNIADFGMIDLEDLGKLDASSVSVKNMNVGISLGYKF; from the coding sequence ATGAAAATGATCGCAAGAACGACCTTGATTGTGGCTGCAATTTTGCTTACTATCGGAGTAAGTGCTCAAGACAAACCCTTGACTTTTGGTGTAAAGGGCGGAATGAATATTTCTAACTTCAGCGGAGACTTTGAAGATACAAAAGCAAAGATTGGATTTAATGCCGGGGTAACACTGGACTTCCCTTTAACTAACGATCTTTATTTACTTACCGGCTTGGAGTTTACATCAAAGGGTGCGAAAGTAAATGAGGATACTAATCTAAAAATGAACTTGTCTTATCTACAATTGCCTGTTCATGCGGGATATAAACTAACTGTAGCAAACGGCACGCGTATTGTTTTTCATGCAGGACCATATATAGCTTATGCTGCAGATGGTAAATGGAAAGTGAAAGGAGTAGAAGATAGTGTAGGGGTTTTTGGTGATGAAGCAGAAGCGGCAGGTCTAAAAATGAAAAGATTTGATTTCGGATTAGGTTTTGGCGTTGGTGCTGAGTTTGGTAAGTTTAATGCGGGAGTTAATTGTGATTTCGGCTTAGTAAATATTGCTGATTTTGGAATGATTGATCTTGAAGATTTGGGTAAATTGGATGCTAGCAGTGTATCAGTAAAAAATATGAATGTAGGTATTTCTCTTGGATACAAGTTCTAA